A genomic window from Caldalkalibacillus salinus includes:
- the purE gene encoding 5-(carboxyamino)imidazole ribonucleotide mutase has protein sequence MSAVVGVIMGSTSDWETMQHACQILEELDISYEKRVVSAHRTPDEMFQYAEQAEERGIKVVIAGAGGAAHLPGMVAAKTPLPVIGVPVKSSSLNGLDSLLSIVQMPGGVPVATVSIGKAGAINAGLLAASMLGANDSDLLTRLKERRDQIRQRVLDEAELANYEINL, from the coding sequence ATGAGTGCTGTTGTGGGTGTCATTATGGGAAGCACCTCAGATTGGGAGACAATGCAACATGCATGTCAGATCTTAGAGGAACTGGATATTTCTTATGAAAAGAGAGTTGTTTCTGCTCATCGTACTCCTGATGAAATGTTCCAGTATGCTGAGCAAGCCGAAGAGAGAGGGATAAAAGTTGTAATTGCAGGTGCAGGAGGTGCTGCACATTTACCTGGTATGGTCGCTGCAAAAACTCCCCTACCCGTCATAGGAGTCCCGGTGAAGTCTTCTTCTCTAAACGGGCTGGATTCTTTGCTATCTATTGTGCAAATGCCGGGTGGGGTTCCTGTTGCAACCGTGTCGATAGGTAAAGCAGGAGCCATCAATGCAGGACTTTTAGCTGCAAGCATGCTTGGCGCAAACGATTCAGATCTATTAACAAGATTAAAGGAGAGAAGAGACCAGATCAGACAACGTGTGTTGGATGAGGCTGAGCTCGCTAACTATGAGATTAACCTCTAA
- the purK gene encoding 5-(carboxyamino)imidazole ribonucleotide synthase yields the protein MQVFEPKSQIETSDNIATKDQDDKHNASKRTLPPATIGILGGGQLGRMMALEAREMGYRIMTLDPTFDSPCAQVADSHVQKPFNSVEGAIELAEQADIITYEFENISAEVAHHLEKTSHMPQGYRLLYATQNRIREKQAIEKAGVKVAPYYKIQDEADLHEGLEQLDYPAVLKTTEGGYDGKGQLVIRAEEDLLHAIDMVRQSKQPLVLEQWVAFEKEISVVIARNPNGEVATFPVGENIHRENILHATIAPARISESVQKQALSVARKLAQTFELVGLLAIEMFVLPTGEVLVNELAPRPHNSGHYTQQGCMTSQFEQHVRAVCNLPLGATDLHTPTVMVNILGEHLDDAVGQLTQMSSHMKVHLYGKKDAKPKRKMGHLNVTANTIEEAFSQINHLQIWDPIE from the coding sequence ATGCAAGTATTTGAACCAAAAAGTCAAATAGAAACGTCTGATAACATCGCAACGAAGGACCAAGATGATAAGCACAATGCCAGTAAAAGGACACTACCTCCTGCCACAATCGGTATATTGGGAGGTGGGCAGCTTGGTAGAATGATGGCGCTTGAAGCGCGTGAGATGGGATATCGGATTATGACGCTTGATCCTACGTTTGACAGTCCGTGTGCTCAGGTTGCTGACTCGCATGTACAAAAACCCTTTAACAGTGTTGAAGGAGCAATAGAGCTAGCAGAACAAGCAGATATCATCACTTATGAATTTGAAAATATAAGCGCAGAAGTCGCCCACCATCTTGAGAAAACGAGTCATATGCCACAAGGGTATCGATTGTTATATGCCACTCAGAATCGGATACGAGAAAAACAGGCGATAGAAAAGGCTGGAGTGAAAGTCGCCCCATATTACAAAATACAAGATGAGGCCGATTTACACGAAGGCCTAGAACAATTAGATTATCCGGCTGTTTTAAAAACAACTGAAGGTGGTTACGACGGAAAAGGACAATTGGTCATACGTGCTGAGGAAGACTTGTTGCACGCCATAGATATGGTACGTCAAAGTAAACAACCATTAGTATTAGAACAATGGGTAGCATTTGAAAAAGAAATATCTGTCGTTATCGCTCGTAACCCTAATGGCGAAGTTGCGACCTTTCCTGTGGGCGAGAACATACACAGAGAAAATATATTGCACGCAACAATTGCCCCGGCAAGAATTAGTGAGTCTGTTCAAAAACAAGCGCTCAGTGTGGCAAGAAAGTTAGCACAGACGTTTGAATTGGTGGGACTGTTAGCAATAGAGATGTTTGTGTTGCCAACGGGAGAAGTTCTTGTAAATGAATTAGCGCCAAGGCCGCATAATTCAGGACACTATACTCAACAGGGGTGTATGACTTCACAGTTTGAACAACACGTGCGTGCCGTTTGCAATCTGCCTTTAGGGGCGACAGATCTTCACACACCGACAGTAATGGTAAATATACTTGGCGAACATCTAGACGATGCTGTTGGTCAACTCACACAGATGTCTAGTCACATGAAAGTGCACCTTTATGGTAAAAAGGACGCAAAGCCTAAGAGGAAAATGGGGCATTTAAACGTCACTGCTAATACGATTGAAGAGGCATTTTCTCAAATAAATCATCTTCAGATTTGGGACCCTATAGAGTAA